Proteins from one Pseudomonas sp. KBS0710 genomic window:
- a CDS encoding ABC transporter ATP-binding protein/permease, which translates to MNQNAEYSAVNDAVRGHFFRRTWALIAPYWRSEEKGKAWVLLAAVIALSLFSVAFSVWINHWYKDFYNALEKKDTAAFWQLIGYFCMLAAVAIVAAVYRLYLTQMLTIRWRAWLTEKYFARWLSHKNYYQLEQGGYTDNPDQRISEDLNNFTSTTLSLSLGLLRNVVSLVSFSIILWGVSGSIEVFGITIPGYMFWCALLYAAVGSWLTHLIGRRLIGLSNQQQRFEADLRFSMVRVRENAESIALYNGEPNENQRLSARFGKVWHNYWDIMKVSKRLTFFTAGYEQIAIVFAFIVAAPRYFSGKIELGELMQINSAFGNVQGNFSWFITAYSDLASWRATSDRLLSFHQAMSENEQRAPAIDVHPQGEQLVVKDLGMDLADGRHLLTDADMTVEPGQRVMLSGRSGSGKSTLLRAMGNLWPAGHGSIRLPAARYLFLPQKPYLPIGSLKAVLSYPQDDSAYSAERYAQVLETCRLPHLVSRLDEANHWQRMLSPGEQQRLAFARALLFAPQWMYMDEATSAMDEEDEATLYQALIDELPGLSIVSVGHRSSLKRFHGRHVRIEGGLLQEQPVS; encoded by the coding sequence ATGAATCAGAACGCTGAGTATTCCGCGGTCAACGACGCGGTGCGTGGGCATTTTTTTCGCCGAACCTGGGCGTTGATAGCGCCTTACTGGCGCAGCGAAGAGAAGGGCAAGGCCTGGGTGTTGCTGGCAGCAGTGATTGCTCTGTCGCTGTTCAGTGTGGCCTTTTCCGTTTGGATCAACCATTGGTACAAGGACTTCTACAACGCCTTGGAGAAGAAGGACACGGCCGCCTTCTGGCAACTGATCGGCTATTTCTGCATGCTCGCCGCCGTGGCGATTGTCGCTGCGGTCTACCGCCTGTACCTGACTCAGATGCTGACGATTCGCTGGCGTGCCTGGCTCACCGAAAAGTATTTCGCACGCTGGCTTAGCCACAAGAACTACTACCAGTTGGAGCAGGGCGGCTATACCGATAACCCGGACCAACGTATTTCCGAAGACCTCAATAACTTCACGTCGACGACGTTGAGCTTGAGTCTGGGGCTGCTGCGCAACGTCGTCAGCCTGGTGTCGTTCTCGATCATCCTGTGGGGTGTGTCGGGCAGCATCGAAGTCTTCGGTATCACCATCCCCGGCTACATGTTCTGGTGCGCGCTGCTGTATGCCGCCGTCGGCAGTTGGCTGACGCACCTGATCGGCCGTCGTTTGATCGGCCTTAGCAACCAGCAGCAACGTTTCGAAGCAGACTTGCGTTTCTCCATGGTGCGCGTGCGGGAAAATGCCGAAAGCATTGCTTTGTACAATGGCGAGCCAAACGAAAATCAGCGTTTGAGTGCGCGGTTCGGCAAGGTCTGGCACAACTATTGGGACATCATGAAAGTGTCCAAGCGCCTGACATTTTTCACCGCCGGTTATGAGCAGATCGCCATCGTCTTTGCGTTTATCGTGGCGGCACCGCGCTATTTCTCCGGCAAGATCGAACTGGGCGAGCTGATGCAAATCAACTCGGCGTTCGGCAATGTGCAGGGCAACTTCAGCTGGTTTATCACCGCTTACTCCGACCTCGCCAGCTGGCGCGCGACCAGTGACCGTTTGCTGAGCTTCCACCAGGCCATGAGCGAAAACGAGCAACGTGCTCCGGCCATTGATGTTCACCCGCAAGGTGAGCAACTGGTGGTGAAAGACCTGGGCATGGACCTGGCCGACGGCCGCCACCTGCTCACCGACGCCGACATGACCGTAGAGCCTGGCCAGCGCGTGATGCTCAGTGGCCGTTCCGGTAGCGGCAAAAGTACGTTGCTGCGTGCCATGGGCAACTTGTGGCCAGCGGGCCACGGCAGCATTCGCCTGCCGGCGGCGCGTTATCTGTTCCTGCCGCAAAAGCCTTACTTGCCGATTGGCAGCCTGAAGGCGGTGTTGAGTTATCCACAAGATGACAGCGCCTACTCGGCCGAACGTTATGCACAGGTCCTGGAAACCTGCCGCTTGCCGCATCTGGTCAGCCGTCTGGATGAGGCCAACCATTGGCAGCGCATGCTCTCGCCCGGTGAGCAACAACGCCTGGCCTTTGCCCGCGCCTTGTTGTTCGCGCCGCAGTGGATGTACATGGACGAAGCGACCTCGGCCATGGATGAAGAGGATGAAGCAACCTTGTATCAGGCGTTGATCGATGAACTGCCGGGGCTGAGCATCGTCAGCGTCGGCCATCGCAGCAGCCTCAAGCGTTTTCATGGGAGGCATGTGCGGATTGAGGGTGGGTTGTTGCAGGAGCAACCCGTGTCCTGA
- a CDS encoding response regulator transcription factor, translating into MSDEIQVEGEELPHLLLVDDDATFTRVMARAMSRRGFRVSTAGSAEEGLAIALADLPDYAALDLKMDGDSGLVLLPKLLELDPEMRVVILTGYSSIATAVEAIKRGACNYLCKPADADDVLAALLSEHADLDTLVPENPMSVDRLQWEHIQRVLTEHEGNISATARALGMHRRTLQRKLQKRPVRR; encoded by the coding sequence ATGAGTGACGAGATCCAAGTCGAAGGCGAAGAACTGCCGCACCTGTTGCTGGTAGATGACGACGCCACCTTTACCCGCGTGATGGCGCGCGCCATGAGCCGTCGCGGCTTTCGCGTGAGCACCGCAGGTTCTGCCGAAGAAGGCCTGGCCATCGCCCTGGCCGACCTGCCGGACTACGCCGCGCTCGACCTGAAAATGGACGGCGACTCCGGCCTGGTGCTGCTGCCCAAGCTGCTGGAGCTTGACCCGGAAATGCGCGTGGTGATCCTCACCGGTTACTCCAGCATCGCCACTGCCGTCGAGGCCATCAAGCGCGGTGCCTGCAACTACCTGTGCAAGCCGGCGGACGCCGATGACGTGCTGGCTGCCTTGCTCTCCGAGCACGCCGACCTCGACACCCTGGTGCCGGAAAACCCGATGTCGGTGGACCGCCTGCAGTGGGAACACATCCAGCGCGTGCTCACCGAACACGAAGGCAATATCTCCGCAACCGCCCGCGCGCTGGGCATGCACCGGCGTACGCTGCAACGAAAGCTGCAAAAACGCCCGGTACGGCGCTGA
- a CDS encoding ATP-binding protein, translated as MLAAVKLTSATRQNLWRLTFIRTLVLAAQAGSVGLAYWFDLLPLPWLQLGVTLAFSTVLCAFTAIRLRTTWPVTELEYALQLACDLFIHSVLLYFSGGSTNPFVSYYLVPLTIAAVTLPWRYSVVLSGIALTLYTLLLAQFYPLQTFPIARENLQIYGMWLSFALSAAVITFFAARMAEELRRQEELRAIRREEGLRDQQLLAVATQAAGAAHELGTPLATMSVLLNEMTQDHHDPVLQEDLGVLREQVKQCKQTLQQLVRAAEANRRLAVEMQDVTQWLDEALNRWHLMRPEASYRFHLLGQGSVPRMAPPPDLTQALLNLLNNAADACPEGLGVQLDWDAENVTISIRDHGAGVPLAIAEQIGKPFFTTKGKGFGLGLFLSKASVTRAGGSVKLYSHEEGGTLTELRLPRVARGDIDE; from the coding sequence ATGCTCGCCGCCGTAAAACTGACTTCCGCCACACGCCAGAACCTTTGGCGCCTGACGTTCATCCGCACCCTGGTACTGGCCGCACAGGCCGGTTCCGTCGGGCTTGCCTATTGGTTCGACCTGCTGCCGCTGCCCTGGCTGCAACTGGGTGTGACCCTGGCGTTTTCCACGGTGCTTTGCGCGTTCACTGCCATCCGCTTGCGCACCACGTGGCCGGTGACCGAACTCGAGTATGCGCTGCAGTTGGCCTGCGACTTGTTTATCCACAGCGTGTTGCTTTATTTCTCCGGTGGTTCCACCAACCCGTTTGTTTCGTATTACCTGGTGCCATTGACCATCGCTGCGGTGACTTTGCCATGGCGTTACTCGGTGGTGCTGTCGGGTATTGCGCTGACGCTCTATACCTTGCTGCTGGCGCAGTTCTACCCGCTGCAAACCTTTCCCATTGCCCGCGAAAACCTGCAGATCTACGGGATGTGGCTGAGCTTTGCGCTGTCTGCTGCAGTGATCACCTTCTTCGCTGCACGCATGGCCGAAGAGCTGCGCCGCCAGGAAGAACTGCGCGCCATTCGCCGCGAAGAAGGCCTGCGCGACCAGCAATTGCTGGCTGTCGCCACCCAGGCCGCCGGTGCCGCCCACGAATTGGGCACGCCGCTGGCAACCATGAGCGTGCTGCTTAACGAAATGACCCAGGACCATCACGACCCGGTGTTGCAAGAAGACCTCGGCGTGTTGCGCGAACAGGTCAAGCAATGCAAGCAGACCTTGCAGCAACTGGTGCGCGCCGCCGAAGCCAATCGCCGCCTGGCGGTAGAGATGCAGGACGTGACCCAGTGGCTCGACGAAGCCCTGAACCGCTGGCACCTGATGCGTCCCGAAGCCAGCTACCGTTTTCATTTATTAGGGCAGGGCAGTGTGCCGCGCATGGCGCCGCCGCCGGACCTGACCCAGGCCTTGCTCAACCTGCTGAACAACGCCGCCGACGCCTGCCCCGAAGGCCTGGGCGTACAGCTGGACTGGGACGCCGAAAACGTCACCATCAGTATTCGTGACCACGGCGCGGGCGTGCCGCTGGCCATTGCCGAGCAGATCGGCAAACCCTTCTTTACCACCAAGGGCAAAGGCTTCGGCCTCGGCCTGTTTTTGAGCAAGGCCAGCGTGACCCGCGCGGGCGGCTCAGTGAAGCTCTATAGTCATGAGGAAGGTGGCACGCTCACCGAGCTGCGCCTGCCCCGTGTCGCACGAGGAGATATCGATGAGTGA
- a CDS encoding dermonecrotic toxin domain-containing protein, translating to MSTIPTQKIIPMPHPVLEQKNKSAPNIDDAQSKHSSWRGGAEGLGDSGKTSSSAMHSQPHKLSFSSAQQWKVRDDATENELVQDVVPDPEPPPGEKVYMLVSRRPEGKEVSPRSKDPAPIDLGANIDVDEYVQHVARSFKDVNRDAATTVKKLVKEKWGANIDPDTTFIVTYRYNTTAGKPYPAQIISKISLTQAFIQNSQNIPETERTHVPYYRGGPDIKLVDKLERVVTTISDVRGRANPGRESAHVTHTYQGVYVSAPSEPAIYGPSTQLPFSVDELKSAIKKSDFQRSHTEFLNDFWDKNSEKYPTLIKASLVKAAHAQTQEGTLAEKDKQLLMRGIGLDPDQPAWADTSMESLLKPPSRDPNVETSLLTIGRYPSTDIMVITDKKGDVKNGKTRHRTLLCIPGNSSPIHTFDSPEEMKATLAKWAADPVKREALAQHFKLKERSGSEWHAGIIETLEGLGAWPKPGHRYKWNPDKEIKIEPHASPFDEVSERQRSRSYADADLLITSNNDVKKIEIEKFLNKAAMVALLFTPFALLMPEAAILLDVLAIASGATEAGIGADDIAHGKPGGVNKLVFGVLNATLPVVARGIGGEGPRITPERPSEPFEPSLGVEQTPVESVPGRALPGQGANRVDNQTPTANGTGTIALKHEVGPDGKSVLVPDGIWAEKPQILRREKYTDVVVGDKVYRFDPSKPDVLTEVGAAGDFEPLAGFEMMCGAPDARMRRDLNGLCYTKWIESGGTPVYQEAQALEHRRLVPSPEVTGQPRTVIHDHRLYQVSPNNGDQLIEVPRQSPITYRNQVTGSIVNEPDFGFDNLGQSRSINNDTVVVKLGPISDLSDDQRTLRAYKTSYNGKNYVVAEGDTGVFYFAELNASGQLDFQRITANNNPVSSRMIELHDQYKDIHGYAANGTPNQDIVVLPDMDDLLKNIVIDNNLSPAETQQLKNVLSGLSDEKQRELLLNIRAWGKKLNVPTALKPIALEPMNMPVTFNSFSPANKNKFFAEASREAIDRQFDATGIRSANQRIPNDLADGARAYSADEIVTWLYTRTAAPNYSEAIMKVGAGNCDQMAHVAVDTINISGGDARIAQVKGHTFAVVGGPKGGQIISGFKGPEWADAWVVDPWAGISCPASDYPAQFERRMQDWSRSGKQILISDGGTPPQSVWRDPLDPAWINATVHGDAQVFG from the coding sequence TTGAGCACGATTCCTACCCAGAAAATCATCCCCATGCCTCATCCCGTTTTGGAGCAGAAAAATAAATCGGCGCCAAATATTGATGATGCCCAGTCGAAACACTCGAGCTGGAGGGGAGGCGCAGAAGGCCTCGGTGATTCTGGAAAAACAAGCTCTTCAGCCATGCATTCGCAACCTCACAAACTCTCCTTTAGTTCGGCGCAACAATGGAAAGTCCGCGATGACGCCACAGAAAACGAATTGGTCCAAGACGTCGTACCTGACCCCGAGCCACCGCCTGGGGAAAAGGTCTACATGCTTGTCTCTCGCAGGCCTGAAGGTAAAGAAGTATCGCCCCGTTCAAAAGATCCCGCGCCTATCGACCTTGGAGCAAACATTGACGTTGACGAATATGTTCAACACGTTGCGCGGTCGTTCAAGGACGTCAATCGGGACGCTGCAACGACCGTCAAAAAGCTCGTCAAAGAAAAATGGGGGGCAAATATCGACCCCGACACCACGTTTATTGTGACTTACAGATACAACACAACTGCAGGCAAACCCTACCCAGCACAAATCATCAGCAAAATCAGTCTGACCCAGGCCTTTATTCAGAACTCACAAAATATCCCAGAAACCGAACGCACTCACGTCCCTTACTACAGGGGTGGCCCGGATATCAAATTAGTCGACAAATTGGAGAGAGTCGTAACGACCATCTCTGATGTTAGAGGCCGCGCCAACCCAGGCAGGGAATCCGCGCATGTCACTCATACCTACCAGGGAGTCTACGTCTCTGCCCCCTCCGAACCTGCCATCTATGGACCGTCAACCCAGCTCCCCTTTTCGGTCGACGAGCTCAAGAGCGCGATTAAAAAATCTGACTTTCAAAGGTCTCACACTGAGTTCCTGAATGACTTCTGGGACAAAAACAGCGAGAAATATCCGACCCTCATAAAGGCCTCGCTGGTAAAGGCTGCGCACGCCCAAACACAGGAAGGTACGCTCGCCGAGAAAGACAAACAGCTATTGATGCGCGGCATCGGGCTTGATCCGGATCAGCCTGCATGGGCTGACACCTCAATGGAGAGTTTACTTAAACCGCCTTCTCGGGATCCGAATGTAGAGACCAGCTTACTCACAATTGGCCGTTACCCATCAACCGACATCATGGTTATTACCGACAAAAAAGGGGACGTCAAAAACGGTAAGACACGTCACCGAACCTTGCTCTGCATACCGGGCAACTCTTCACCTATACACACTTTCGACTCACCGGAGGAGATGAAAGCAACTCTTGCAAAATGGGCGGCAGACCCTGTGAAGCGCGAAGCGCTTGCACAGCACTTCAAATTGAAGGAAAGAAGCGGCAGTGAATGGCATGCCGGTATTATCGAAACACTGGAAGGGCTCGGCGCCTGGCCTAAGCCCGGTCATCGCTACAAGTGGAACCCTGATAAAGAAATCAAGATAGAACCCCACGCCTCCCCTTTCGACGAAGTAAGCGAACGCCAGCGCAGCCGCTCATACGCCGACGCAGATCTCCTCATCACCAGTAACAATGATGTTAAAAAAATAGAGATTGAGAAATTCCTCAATAAAGCGGCGATGGTTGCTCTGCTCTTCACCCCCTTCGCTTTGTTAATGCCTGAAGCGGCGATTTTATTGGACGTACTCGCTATTGCTTCAGGAGCGACTGAGGCCGGTATCGGTGCCGACGACATCGCACATGGCAAACCCGGAGGCGTCAATAAATTAGTATTTGGCGTGCTCAATGCCACGTTACCCGTAGTGGCGAGAGGCATCGGAGGAGAAGGCCCACGTATCACTCCCGAAAGGCCTTCAGAGCCCTTTGAACCATCGCTTGGGGTTGAACAGACGCCTGTTGAGTCAGTACCTGGGCGAGCCCTGCCAGGTCAAGGAGCCAATCGAGTCGACAATCAAACGCCAACCGCAAATGGTACGGGCACAATTGCACTCAAACACGAAGTGGGGCCTGACGGTAAAAGTGTGCTCGTGCCTGATGGCATCTGGGCCGAAAAGCCGCAAATTCTGAGAAGAGAAAAATATACCGATGTGGTCGTCGGCGACAAAGTCTATCGCTTCGACCCCAGCAAGCCCGATGTATTGACTGAAGTCGGGGCAGCCGGTGATTTCGAGCCTCTGGCAGGTTTTGAAATGATGTGCGGCGCGCCCGATGCTCGGATGCGCCGGGATTTAAACGGACTGTGCTACACCAAGTGGATTGAATCGGGCGGAACACCGGTGTACCAAGAAGCCCAAGCGCTGGAACACAGAAGACTGGTGCCAAGCCCGGAAGTCACTGGACAACCAAGAACCGTTATCCATGATCATCGACTTTACCAAGTGAGCCCCAACAATGGAGACCAACTGATTGAGGTGCCTAGACAGTCCCCCATCACTTATCGAAACCAAGTAACCGGCAGTATTGTCAATGAGCCGGACTTCGGTTTTGACAACCTTGGACAATCTCGCTCTATCAACAATGACACCGTGGTTGTAAAACTGGGCCCCATCAGTGACCTCAGTGACGATCAACGCACGCTCAGGGCTTATAAGACTTCGTACAACGGGAAAAACTATGTCGTCGCCGAAGGCGACACCGGAGTATTTTACTTCGCGGAACTTAACGCCTCGGGTCAACTGGACTTTCAACGAATTACCGCCAATAACAACCCCGTCAGCAGTCGAATGATTGAGCTGCACGATCAATACAAAGATATTCATGGTTACGCCGCCAATGGCACTCCCAATCAAGACATTGTCGTACTGCCTGACATGGATGACCTGCTGAAAAATATCGTTATCGATAATAACTTGTCGCCCGCCGAAACCCAGCAGCTCAAAAACGTGCTGAGTGGCTTGAGCGACGAAAAACAACGCGAATTACTGCTGAACATTCGCGCCTGGGGTAAAAAACTTAATGTACCCACGGCACTGAAGCCCATCGCGCTTGAACCGATGAATATGCCGGTGACGTTCAACTCATTTTCCCCGGCTAATAAAAATAAGTTCTTCGCTGAGGCGTCACGCGAGGCGATAGACCGACAATTTGACGCGACGGGAATAAGATCGGCCAATCAACGTATCCCTAACGACTTGGCTGACGGTGCCCGTGCATACAGCGCCGATGAAATCGTGACCTGGCTATATACACGGACTGCTGCCCCCAATTACTCAGAAGCCATTATGAAAGTCGGCGCAGGCAACTGTGACCAAATGGCCCATGTGGCTGTTGACACCATTAATATCAGCGGCGGTGATGCGAGAATTGCGCAAGTCAAAGGGCATACATTTGCCGTGGTAGGCGGCCCCAAGGGAGGGCAGATCATCTCAGGTTTCAAAGGCCCGGAATGGGCTGATGCCTGGGTTGTGGATCCATGGGCGGGAATCTCCTGCCCTGCCAGTGACTACCCTGCCCAGTTCGAGCGACGGATGCAGGATTGGAGCCGCAGCGGCAAGCAAATCCTGATCAGCGATGGAGGCACACCGCCTCAATCGGTATGGCGAGACCCTTTGGACCCGGCATGGATTAACGCAACTGTTCATGGAGACGCGCAGGTGTTCGGGTGA
- a CDS encoding SIMPL domain-containing protein (The SIMPL domain is named for its presence in mouse protein SIMPL (signalling molecule that associates with mouse pelle-like kinase). Bacterial member BP26, from Brucella, was shown to assemble into a channel-like structure, while YggE from E. coli has been associated with resistance to oxidative stress.) — MSRLISTAAVITLGVATLASLPALAAEGLNYNQISLRAEVSQEVARDKMIVTLYTESQNADPAKLAAEITNTMNKALGEAREVKGVTLRQGSRNSYPIYDNKNQKITGWRERAELRLESADFPALSKLTGELLNTLKMENMDFAIADATRKSSEDALLKDAVAAFKARAQLATDALGGKGYKIVNLNFNTNGYPMPYARNGGMMMKAAMADSAPTPEVEAGTSQVNMSADGVIEVLQ, encoded by the coding sequence ATGTCACGTTTGATCAGCACTGCCGCCGTTATCACCCTCGGCGTCGCCACCCTTGCCAGCCTGCCTGCGCTGGCAGCCGAAGGGCTGAACTACAACCAGATCTCCCTGCGCGCCGAGGTCAGCCAGGAGGTTGCCCGCGACAAGATGATCGTGACTCTTTATACCGAGTCGCAAAATGCCGACCCGGCTAAACTCGCTGCCGAAATCACCAACACCATGAACAAGGCGCTGGGCGAAGCGCGCGAAGTCAAAGGCGTCACCCTGCGCCAAGGCAGCCGTAACAGCTACCCGATCTACGACAACAAGAACCAGAAGATCACCGGCTGGCGCGAGCGCGCTGAACTGCGCCTGGAAAGCGCCGACTTCCCGGCATTGTCCAAGCTCACCGGCGAGCTGCTCAATACCTTGAAAATGGAGAATATGGACTTCGCCATTGCCGACGCCACCCGCAAATCCAGCGAAGATGCGCTGCTCAAGGATGCGGTCGCTGCGTTCAAGGCCCGCGCCCAATTGGCCACTGATGCGTTGGGTGGCAAGGGCTACAAGATCGTCAACCTGAACTTCAACACCAACGGCTATCCAATGCCTTACGCCCGAAATGGCGGGATGATGATGAAAGCGGCCATGGCGGATTCGGCGCCAACGCCGGAAGTAGAAGCCGGCACCAGCCAGGTGAACATGAGTGCTGATGGTGTGATTGAAGTCCTGCAGTAA
- a CDS encoding ABC transporter substrate-binding protein yields the protein MERIAFKPLLLAASLLACMPMAHAASTLVYCSEASPAGFDPSQYTSGTDFDASAETVFNRLTQFKRGGTEVEPGLATSWDVSKDGLTYTFHLRDGVKFHTTDYFTPTRDFNADDVLFTFNRLLDADSPFRKAYPSESPYFTDMGLNTTIKSVEKLDEHTVQFNLNNVDASFVQNLAMSFASVQSAEYAAQLLKEGKAEQINQKPVGTGPFVFKRYQKDSQIRYVANKQYWKPEDVKLDNLVFAITPDAAARLQKLKAGECQVSGYPRPSDIEIMKQDPNLRVLQQAGFNLGFLAYNVTHPPLDQLKVRQALDMAIDKPAIIKAVYQSAGQLAQNALPPAQWSYDPSIKDAPYDPTKARALLKEAGVAPGTTINLWAMTVQRASNPNARISAQMIQQDWAKVGIKANIISYEWGEYIKRAKNGEHDAMIYGWTGDNGDPDNWLGVLYSCAAVKGSNYAKWCNPAYDKLVQQAKVSNDREQRIKWYQQAQKILKEQVPITPIANSTVFQPLRKEVQDFKISPFGLTPFYGVSLDK from the coding sequence ATGGAAAGAATCGCGTTTAAACCACTGCTACTCGCCGCCAGCCTCCTGGCCTGTATGCCCATGGCTCACGCCGCCAGCACCCTGGTCTACTGCTCCGAAGCCAGCCCCGCCGGCTTCGACCCCAGCCAGTACACCAGCGGCACCGACTTTGATGCCTCCGCTGAAACCGTCTTTAACCGCCTGACCCAGTTCAAGCGCGGCGGCACCGAGGTAGAACCTGGCCTTGCAACCAGCTGGGATGTCTCCAAGGACGGTCTGACCTACACTTTCCACCTGCGCGACGGGGTCAAATTCCACACCACCGATTACTTCACGCCCACCCGCGACTTCAACGCGGATGATGTGCTGTTTACCTTTAATCGCCTGCTGGATGCCGACAGCCCGTTTCGCAAGGCTTACCCGTCCGAGTCGCCGTATTTCACCGACATGGGCTTGAACACCACGATCAAAAGTGTCGAAAAACTCGACGAGCACACCGTGCAGTTCAACCTGAACAACGTCGACGCTTCGTTCGTACAGAACCTGGCCATGAGCTTCGCCTCGGTGCAATCAGCCGAATACGCCGCCCAGCTGTTAAAAGAAGGCAAAGCCGAGCAAATCAATCAGAAGCCGGTAGGCACCGGGCCGTTTGTGTTCAAGCGCTACCAGAAAGACTCGCAGATTCGCTACGTGGCCAATAAACAGTATTGGAAGCCCGAGGATGTGAAGCTCGACAACCTGGTATTCGCCATCACTCCGGACGCGGCCGCGCGCCTGCAAAAACTCAAGGCCGGGGAATGCCAGGTCAGCGGTTACCCGCGCCCGTCCGACATCGAAATAATGAAACAAGACCCCAACCTGCGCGTGCTGCAACAGGCCGGTTTCAATTTGGGCTTCCTGGCCTACAACGTGACCCATCCGCCGCTGGACCAGCTCAAGGTGCGCCAGGCGCTGGACATGGCCATCGATAAGCCGGCAATTATCAAGGCTGTTTACCAAAGCGCCGGGCAATTGGCGCAGAACGCGCTGCCACCCGCGCAGTGGTCTTATGACCCCTCTATCAAGGATGCGCCCTACGATCCGACCAAGGCCCGGGCGCTACTAAAAGAAGCAGGGGTTGCACCAGGTACCACCATCAATTTGTGGGCCATGACCGTACAGCGCGCTTCCAACCCCAACGCGCGCATATCGGCACAAATGATCCAACAGGATTGGGCGAAGGTCGGTATTAAAGCCAACATAATCAGCTACGAATGGGGCGAATACATCAAACGCGCCAAAAATGGCGAGCATGACGCGATGATTTACGGTTGGACTGGTGACAACGGCGACCCCGATAACTGGCTCGGCGTGCTCTACAGTTGTGCCGCCGTCAAAGGCAGCAACTACGCCAAATGGTGTAACCCCGCGTACGACAAACTGGTGCAGCAGGCCAAGGTCAGCAACGACCGCGAGCAACGCATCAAGTGGTATCAACAGGCGCAAAAAATCCTTAAGGAACAGGTACCTATAACGCCTATTGCGAACTCGACGGTTTTCCAGCCACTGCGTAAAGAAGTGCAAGACTTCAAGATCAGCCCGTTTGGGCTGACGCCGTTCTACGGTGTCAGTCTAGATAAGTAA